Proteins co-encoded in one Thermodesulfobacteriota bacterium genomic window:
- a CDS encoding tyrosinase family protein: MKKRNSSDVSRRQFLKTGLVATAAAATVGSWSYSCGSDMTNNNNGPLRVRSNVTSISSDAREELVDAIHFLKNLQSPFEPSLCFYDQMVRFHQLSVINATLTFGYSVSHQCPSFLPWHRKILMLFENAVRVHIREDFALPYWDWTDESSLDIVFSDDFMGPSLGNEDDNYSISTSSFAKGLFSINLTASQISSDGNQASNCPFPFITRGPKSVDLPTAEDVEELLEVTTYDSPPFDVDADIDESFRNYLLGISPLQLHSVPHVWLGGQWDSDISDGTFDSTESSTFVGTMSALDCSPNDPVFWIHHCNVDRIWAAWEARYGASYEPESGWNEGWNLNDEMYPYTEYSDNPEMMKEGITNASMLDFETLGYTYDDLYE; this comes from the coding sequence ATGAAAAAGCGTAATTCGTCAGACGTGTCACGTCGCCAATTTTTAAAAACCGGTCTTGTTGCTACTGCTGCGGCTGCAACTGTTGGAAGCTGGAGTTACTCCTGTGGTAGTGATATGACAAATAACAATAATGGTCCTCTACGGGTTAGATCAAACGTAACTAGTATCAGCAGTGATGCACGAGAGGAGCTTGTGGACGCGATACATTTTCTAAAGAATCTGCAGTCACCATTTGAACCTTCTCTATGTTTTTATGACCAGATGGTTCGTTTTCATCAGTTAAGTGTTATTAATGCTACATTGACATTTGGATATAGCGTCTCTCACCAGTGCCCCTCATTTCTCCCCTGGCACCGCAAGATTTTAATGCTGTTTGAAAATGCAGTCCGAGTTCACATTCGTGAAGACTTTGCTCTGCCTTATTGGGATTGGACAGATGAATCTAGTCTTGATATAGTTTTCTCCGATGATTTTATGGGACCTTCTTTAGGAAATGAAGATGATAACTATTCAATTAGTACTAGTTCTTTTGCTAAGGGATTGTTTTCAATTAATTTGACAGCTTCTCAGATCTCGAGTGATGGCAATCAGGCTTCCAATTGTCCATTTCCCTTTATTACCAGAGGTCCAAAATCTGTAGATCTACCAACAGCAGAAGATGTAGAGGAATTGCTAGAGGTTACTACATATGATTCACCTCCGTTTGATGTTGATGCTGATATAGATGAGAGCTTTAGGAACTATCTCTTGGGTATCTCACCACTCCAACTGCATTCTGTACCGCACGTATGGCTCGGCGGACAGTGGGACTCAGATATATCCGACGGCACATTTGATTCGACAGAATCTTCGACATTTGTGGGTACCATGTCAGCCCTGGATTGCTCTCCTAACGATCCGGTATTTTGGATTCATCATTGTAATGTTGACAGAATATGGGCGGCTTGGGAAGCACGATACGGTGCATCGTATGAGCCTGAATCTGGGTGGAACGAAGGATGGAATCTAAACGATGAGATGTATCCATATACTGAGTATAGTGATAATCCTGAAATGATGAAAGAGGGTATAACAAATGCTTCAATGCTCGACTTCGAGACACTTGGTTATACCTACGATGATTTATACGAATAA
- a CDS encoding acetolactate decarboxylase, with translation SISGFMLTACSEGGASDSDNVNRIFQWGADNPTYLTSRAKPSEVVDPTGIGVGGAPGGEIIVFGGKALITDSSGAVSELDDDDEIAVIGVMSNFQADYTTVTTDTVGCEDDLADYLDDIVGDDEVDRLAVFLIRGTFSSIDYAVEAGVIEDTPIFSIEDVSGTMVGYKSPYYFGDDTFVVENITVGIAEFPWHVHFISDDETIMGHVRECEIDPGNDVEIALANIFDLQLNYQD, from the coding sequence AGTATTTCAGGTTTCATGCTCACAGCCTGTAGTGAGGGTGGTGCTAGTGATTCTGATAATGTAAATCGTATATTTCAATGGGGTGCTGATAACCCTACTTATCTTACATCTAGGGCTAAACCGTCAGAAGTAGTCGACCCGACAGGAATAGGCGTTGGCGGTGCTCCGGGAGGAGAAATAATAGTTTTTGGCGGCAAAGCTTTAATAACAGATTCTAGTGGCGCTGTTAGTGAATTGGACGATGATGACGAAATTGCCGTAATTGGTGTCATGTCTAATTTTCAAGCCGACTACACAACCGTTACTACTGACACTGTCGGCTGTGAGGATGATCTTGCAGATTATTTAGATGATATTGTAGGTGATGACGAAGTCGACCGTTTGGCTGTATTCTTAATACGCGGCACTTTTTCATCAATAGATTATGCAGTGGAGGCCGGTGTAATAGAGGACACCCCTATATTCAGTATCGAGGACGTATCCGGAACGATGGTTGGCTATAAAAGCCCGTATTATTTCGGTGATGATACTTTTGTTGTAGAAAATATTACAGTTGGTATAGCTGAATTTCCTTGGCATGTACATTTTATCTCTGATGACGAAACAATAATGGGACACGTAAGGGAATGTGAGATAGACCCAGGCAATGACGTAGAGATCGCACTTGCAAATATTTTTGACCTGCAATTAAATTATCAAGACTGA